One Fusarium musae strain F31 chromosome 6, whole genome shotgun sequence DNA segment encodes these proteins:
- a CDS encoding hypothetical protein (BUSCO:EOG09261G4Z) — MSFHNLNTNPSREDRDNASFLSPIAYDDDASSLHSRSDQDTDTDDDELISRARNSRELRAHDRIVLMEEEDIDRLVTDSRQKKERERRGSGLAVPNIGKIFGRRGSSSGNRSINSSAENLVIEKRKTRRQRRQRKREKLVEHAQHGEDGELMYEMEEGGMKEGSSTGESSERDDSDELDRHHLNMIAEAKAQRRRSWRRWVFIHSLIAIGFAILILLAWKLSKNRRNRFTKANQPLVSNGTALFAPTSLIISLDGFRADFLQRGLTPTLNSFVAEGVSPKWMHPSFPSVTFPNHYTLATGLYPESHGIVSNTFWDPDMQSQFYYTHPGQSLDPKWWGGEPFWVTAEKQGVRSAVHMWPGSEAHVLHTEPSLMDKFNGKETLENKVARIMEFLDMPGFEDKTVDTGNMRPQLIAAYVPHVDSDGHKFGPNSTEIRQTISNVDSMLRQVFHGLEQRNLTDIVNVIVVSDHGMATTDISRLIQLEDLIDTDKIEHIDGWPLYGLRPKNPDDLKGLYDELKEKSKSNPKFEVYLRDVDMPERYHFSKHHRIAPLWVIPETGWAIVTRDEFNVEEGKKKNLVYHPRGLHGYDHEHPLMRAIFIARGPAFPHPANSQIEVFQNIEVYNMLCDSVGLTPSPNNGTLRLPLKPIGVHKPEDTPEEPADPPSAPKKPARPTLPEKPSHPERPTVPQKPTQPERPTVPVAPTQSAKATFSLNKPMKPSKSAVPSKDSGGKDGDSDSDSDGDGDGDSDSGDDDDEKDQGIWDWFTHKVEKVWHKITGDDD; from the exons ATGTCCTTCCACAACTTAAATACGAATCCTTCTAGGGAGGATCGCGACAATGCTTCGTTCCTCTCTCCTATCGCATACGACGACGATGCTTCGTCTCTTCACTCCCGTAGCGATCAAGATACCGATACCGACGATGACGAACTTATCTCGCGGGCGAGAAACAGTAGAGAATTGCGTGCTCATGATCGTATCGTGttgatggaggaggaagatatcGACCGACTTGTTACCGATTCGCGACAAAAGAAAGAACGGGAGCGTCGTGGCTCAGGACTCGCAGTACCTAATATAGGCAAAATCTTTGGTCGTCGAGGAAGCAGTTCAGGGAATCGTTCGATCAACAGCTCCGCCGAAAATCTTGTGATTGAGAAGCGAAAAACTCGACGCCAACGGAGACAGAGGAAACGAGAGAAACTTGTGGAGCATGCTCAACATGGAGAGGACGGAGAGTTGATGtatgagatggaagagggaGGTATGAAGGAAGGAAGCTCAACTGGCGAGAGCAGCGAGAGGGATGATAGTGACGAATTGGATCGGCATCATCTAAATATGATTGCCGAAGCAAAGGCCCAGCGACGTCGCAGCTGGCGCCGGTGGGTCTTCATTCACTCCCTGATCGCCATAGGCTTCGCGATCTTAATTCTATTAGCCTGGAAGCTATCCAAGAATCGCAGGAACAGATTCACCAAGGCGAACCAGCCCCTGGTCAGCAATGGAACCGCCCTCTTTGCGCCCACgtccctcatcatcagcctgGATGGTTTCCGCGCCGACTTCCTCCAACGTGGATTGACGCCTACCTTAAATTCGTTCGTTGCTGAGGGAGTGTCGCCGAAATGGATGCATCCTTCTTTTCCATCAGTCACGTTCCCGAACCATTACACTCTTGCGACAGGCTTATATCCCGAAAGCCATGGCATCGTCAGCAACACCTTCTGGGATCCTGACATGCAATCGCAATTCTACTACACCCATCCTGGCCAGAGCCTTGACCCAAAATGGTGGGGAGGAGAGCCATTCTGGGTCACAGCAGAGAAACAAGGGGTTCGGAGTGCTGTCCATATGTGGCCAGGAAGCGAGGCACATGTCCTCCACACTGAACCAAGCTTGATGGATAAGTTCAATGGCAAAGAAACACTTGAGAACAAGGTTGCCAGAATCATGGAGTTTCTTGATATGCCCGGCTTTGAGGACAAGACCGTGGACACTGGCAACATGCGACCACAATTGATTGCCGCTTACGTTCCTCATGTCGATAGTGATGGTCATAAATTCGGTCCCAACTCCACCGAGATCCGCCAAACCATCAGTAACGTGGACAGCATGCTGAGACAGGTCTTCCATGGTCTTGAGCAACGCAACTTGACCGACATTGTCAATGTGATTGTCGTCTCCGATCACGGGATGGCAACCACAGATATCTCAAGACTAATCCAGCTCGAAGACCTCATCGATACTGACAAGATTGAACATATCGATGGCTGGCCGCTCTACGGCCTTCGTCCCAAGAATCCCGACGACCTGAAAGGACTCTatgatgagctcaaggagaagtcaaagtcaaaccCCAAATTTGAAGTCTATCTTCGTGATGTCGACATGCCCGAGCGATATCACTTCTCCAAGCATCACCGCATCGCCCCGTTGTGGGTTATACCTGAGACAGGATGGGCCATTGTCACCAGAGACGAGttcaatgttgaagaaggaaagaagaagaatctcGTATATCATCCGCGAGGCCTACATGGTTATGACCATGAGCATCCACTTATGAGAGCCATTTTCATTGCCCGTGGCCCTGCGTTCCCCCACCCAGCGAACAGCCAGATCGAAGTTTTCC AAAACATTGAGGTGTACAACATGTTGTGCGACTCCGTTGGTTTGACGCCCAGCCCCAACAATGGAACTTTAAGGCTTCCCCTGAAGCCCATCGGCGTGCACAAGCCCGAAGATACACCCGAGGAACCTGCCGATCCTCCGTCCGCCCCCAAGAAGCCGGCGCGCCCAACTTTGCCGGAGAAGCCAAGTCATCCCGAGCGGCCAACTGTGCCCCAAAAGCCCACCCAGCCTGAACGACCTACGGTTCCAGTTGCCCCTACGCAGTCCGCCAAGGCGACATTCTCACTCAACAAACCCATGAAACCATCAAAGTCGGCTGTCCCCTCTAAGGACAGCGGAGGTAAGGATGGTGATAgtgacagcgacagcgacggCGACGGCGACGGCGATAGTGACAGtggcgacgatgacgatgagaaaGACCAAGGAATCTGGGATTGGTTCACTCACAAAGTGGAGAAAGTCTGGCATAAAATCactggagatgatgattga